A genomic region of Antennarius striatus isolate MH-2024 chromosome 16, ASM4005453v1, whole genome shotgun sequence contains the following coding sequences:
- the mapk8ip3 gene encoding C-Jun-amino-terminal kinase-interacting protein 3 isoform X10: MMELQIDEVVYQDDYGSGSVMSERVSGLANSIYREFERLIRSYDEEVVKELMPLVVNVLENLDAVLTENQEHEVELELLKEDNEQLITQYEREKALRKQAEEKFIEFEDALEAEKKDLQVQVEFLELQGKQLELKTKNYSDQITRLEERESDMKKEYNALHQRHTEMIQTYVEHIERTKMQQAGSNSQSEGPGCGRTKAERPPSLSLYPNVEGMEDGSESDSVAATPSSTGSKSNTPTSSVPSATVTPINEGFLPHSEFDAMRAGNHRKSAKRLSRNMEVQVCQETRNVSIGMGSSDEWSEFQEIIDSTPELDMCLDPRVYGGGNSPSQGIVNEAFGINTDSLYHEIKDAKSDIIGDVDAGAELLGEFSVRDDFFGMGKEVENLLTENKQLLETKNALNIVKNDLIAKVDELSGEQEVLREELEAVRQSKNKVDARVKELEEELKRLRAEALGASRDSKDEGGDDFSSPMQDGDMTMTQRRRFTRVEMARVLMERNQYKERLMELQEAVRWTEMIRASRESPQIQEKKKSTIWQFFARLFSSSSSPPPVKRPYYSVNIHYKSPSPAGFSQRRSHTMCQISTSNRTLEFFPEELASNGVASLLSDSALLARREQRREQYRQVREHMRRDDGIMQACGWSVPSRFKQTGGQTDSAQDSPLKRQQTANEKEDNRMKNVPVPVYCRPLVEKDPNRKLWCAAGVDLTGWRASSQESVPSKASSGSSDPLHAEEDGSNKKGNSPEKKKLKELQEMDTMSSRVWILTSTHSASKVVIIDANQPGSLVDQFNVCNAHVLCISSVPAASESDYPAGEIVLDPGDGGTGGDEDAGSVEGMLAGITLVGCATNCSVARSNCSSRTDTPIMDKGQAPTAQPMNGKIHPAQSAEEATEATEVPESTTTQTEMGPPGPFTEHVFTDPQPRPADTSDRSTGQSKEETSHPSESEDGGEEAKNYTSAAPTMWLGSQNGWLYVHSAVGNWKKCLHSIKLKDSVLSLVHVKGRVLVALADGTLAIFHRSEDGQWDLSNYHLMDLGRPHHSIRCMAVVHDKVWCGYKNKIHVIQPKSMQIEKSFDAHPRRESQVRQLAWIGDGVWVSIRLDSTLRLYHAHTHQHLQDVDIEPYVSKMLGTGKLGFSFVRITALLIGGNRLWVGTGNGVIISIPLTETVVLHRGQLLGVRANKVSPTSSSGVIHVYSDDGSEKSTGSFIPYCSMAQAQLCFHGHRDAVKFFVSVPGNVLATLNGSVLDSPSEGQGSAAPQETEAQSVHNVLVLSGGEGYIDFRIGDGEDDETEEGENAGAAQIKPALCKAERSHIIVWQVSYIPE, translated from the exons ATGATGGAGCTGCAGATCGACGAGGTGGTCTACCAGGATGACTACGGCTCCGGTTCCGTCATGTCCGAGCGGGTGTCGGGCTTGGCCAACAGCATCTACCGGGAGTTCGAGCGGCTGATCCGCAGCTATGACGAGGAGGTAGTGAAGGAGCTGATGCCGCTGGTGGTGAACGTCCTGGAGAATCTGGACGCGGTGCTGACCGAGAATCAGGAGCACgaagtggagctggagctgctgaaggaGGACAACGAGCAGCTCATCACCCAGTACGAGCGGGAGAAGGCGCTCCGCAAGCAGGCGGAGGAG AAATTCATTGAATTTGAAGATGCACTGGAAGCAGAGAAGAAGGACCTGCAGGTACAGGTGGAGTTCCTGGAGCTGCAGGGAAAACAGCTGGAGCTCAAGACAAAGAACTATTCTGATCAGA tcaCTCGGTTGGAGGAGCGAGAATCCGACATGAAGAAAGAGTACAATGCTCTGCACCAGCGTCACACTGAG ATGATTCAAACATACGTAGAGCACATAGAGCGGACCAAGATGCAGCAGGCGGGgagcaacagccaatcagaaggccCCGGCTGTGGACGAAC caaaGCGGAGCGCCCACCATCATTGAGTCTGTACCCCAACGTTGAGGGCATG GAGGACGGATCAGAGTCTGACTCAGTGGCTGCCACACCCAGCAGCACAGGAAGTAAATCCAACACGCCCACCTCCTCTGTCCCCTCTGCCACCGTCACCCCCATCAATGAGGGCTTCCTGCCACACTCTGAGTTTGATGCAATGCGGGCCGGGAATCACAGGAAAAGTGCGAAGCGGCTAAGCCGGAATATGGAGGTGCAAGTGTGCCAGGAGACCAGGAATGTCAGCATTG GTATGGGAAGCAGCGATGAGTGGTCTGAGTTCCAGGAGATCATAGATTCAACGCCTGAGCTGGACATGTGTCTGGACCCCCGTGTGTACGGAGGAGGAAACAG CCCCTCCCAGGGGATAGTGAATGAGGCCTTTGGCATCAACACCGACTCTCTGTACCACGAGATTAAAGATGCCAAGTCGGACATCATTGGAGATGTAGATGCAGGTGCAGAGCTGCTAG gcGAGTTCTCAG TTCGTGATGATTTCTTCG GGATGGGCAAGGAGGTGGAAAACCTGCTGACAGAGAACAAACAGCTCCTGGAGACCAA AAATGCTCtaaatattgtgaaaaatgACCTTATTGCCAAAGTGGATGAGCTATCGGGTGAGCAAGAGGTGCtgagggaggagctggaggctgTGAGGCAGTCCAAGAACAAGGTCGACGCGAGGGTcaaggagctggaagaggagcTCAAGAG ACTAAGAGCGGAGGCTCTCGGTGCATCTCGGGACTCCAAAGATGAAGGAGGTGATGAT TTTTCGTCACCCATGCAGGACGGGGACATGACGATGACGCAGCGGCGGCGGTTCACACGGGTGGAGATGGCCAGAGTACTGATGGAGAGGAATCAGTACAAAGAgaggctgatggagctgcaggaggctGTCCGGTGGACGGAAATGATCAG AGCGTCCCGGGAGAGTCCTCAAATCCAAGAGAAAAAGAAGTCCACCATCTGGCAATT TTTTGCACGTCTCTTCAGCTCATCATCCAGCCCTCCACCTGTCAAGCGTCCGTACTACAGCGTCAACATCCACTACAAGTCTCCCTCGCCGGCTGGTTTCTCACAGAGACGCAGCCACACCATGTGTCAGATCTCTACCTCCAATCGCACGCTGGAGTTCTTCCCTGAAGA ACTGGCCAGTAACGGTGTTGCGTCTCTCCTCAGTGATTCGGCACTGTTGGCTCGTCGAGAGCAGAGGCGCGAACAGTACCGTCAGGTCCGTGAGCATATGCGCCGCGATGACGGCATTATGCAGGCCTGTGGCTGGAGCGTGCCATCTCGTTTCAAACAG ACGGGGGGTCAGACGGACAGCGCTCAGGACAGCCCGCTGAAGAGACAACAG ACCGCAAATGAGAAAGAGGACAACCGCATGAAGAACGTGCCCGTCCCGGTCTACTGTCGTCCTCTGGTGGAGAAGGACCCCAATAGGAAG CTCTGGTGCGCTGCAGGGGTGGATCTGACAGGATGGAGGGCCAGCAGCCAGGAGTCGGTACCCTCTAAAGCATCGTCAGGCAGCAGTGACCCCTTACATGCTGAGGAGGATGGATCTAACAAAAAGGGTAACTCCCCAGAGAAAAAGAAG TTGAAGGAGCTCCAGGAAATGGACACCATGAGCAGTCGGGTGTGGATTCTCACCAGCACCCACTCTGCCAGCAAGGTGGTCATCATCGATGCCAATCAGCCGGGCTCACTGGTCGACCAGTTCAACGTTTGCAACGCACACGTGCTCTGCATCTCCAGCGTGCCGG cTGCCAGTGAGAGCGACTACCCGGCAGGAGAGATTGTGTTGGATCCAGGTGATGGAGGAACGGGTGGAGACGAGGACGCCGGCAGCGTGGAGGGCATGCTGGCTGGTATCACTCTTGTTGGCTGTGCCACCAACTGTAGTGTTGCCCGTAGCAACTGCTCCTCACGCACTGACACGCCCATAATGGACAAAGGACAAG CCCCCACTGCTCAACCTATGAACGGGAAGATCCACCCCGCCCAGTCGGCTGAGGAGGCCACCGAGGCCACCGAGGTTCCTGAGTCGACCACTACCCAAACGGAGATGGGGCCTCCGGGGCCGTTTACTGAGCATGTCTTTACTGACCCCCAGCCTCGTCCAGCAGATACTTCTGACAG GAGCACAGGTCAGTCCAAAGAAGAAACTTCTCATCCTTCAGAGTCAGAAGATGGAGGTGAAGAAGCCAAAAACTACACCAGTGCAGCCCCCACTATGTGGCTGGGGTCCCAGAATGGCTG GCTCTACGTCCACTCAGCAGTTGGAAACTGGAAGAAGTGTCTCCACTCCATCAAACTCAAGGACTCTGTGCTCAGTCTGGT GCATGTGAAAGGTCGCGTATTGGTTGCCCTTGCTGATGGGACTCTAGCTATATTCCACAGATCAGAGG ATGGCCAATGGGATTTGTCCAACTACCACCTAATGGACCTTGGTCGacctcatcactctatccgctGCATGGCTGTGGTCCACGATAAGGTTTGGTGCGGCTACAAGAACAAGATCCACGTCATCCAGCCCAAGAGCATGCAGATCGAG AAGTCCTTCGATGCCCATCCTCGTAGGGAGAGTCAGGTGCGGCAGCTAGCATGGATCGGTGACGGGGTGTGGGTGTCGATCCGACTGGACTCCACCCTCCGTCTCTAccacgctcacacacaccagcacctCCAGGACGTGGACATTGAGCCGTACGTCAGTAAGATGCTGG GTACCGGCAAACTGGGCTTCTCTTTTGTCCGAATCACAGCGCTTCTGATTGGTGGAAATCGTCTCTGGGTAGGAACTGGAAATGGCGTCATCATCTCCATCCCCCTGACAGAAA CGGTGGTCCTTCACCGAGGGCAACTCCTTGGTGTGAGGG CCAATAAGGTGTCTCCCACCTCGTCCAGTGGAGTCATCCATGTGTACAGTGACGATGGCTCGGAGAAGAGCACCGGCAGCTTCATCCCATACTGCTCCATGGCACAGGCCCAACTTTGTTTCCATGGACATCGTGATGCTGTCAAGTTCTTCGTCTCTGTACCCG GCAATGTTCTGGCGACCCTGAACGGCAGTGTGTTGGACAGTCCGTCAGAGGGGCAGGGCTCAGCAGCACCCCAAGAGACGGAAGCCCAGAGTGTTCATAATGTGCTGGTACTAAGTGGAGGAGAGGGCTACATTGACTTCCGTATAG gagatggagaggatgatGAGACGGAAGAAGGAGAAAATGCTGGAGCTGCTCAGATCAAACCTGCTCTGTGCAAAGCGGAGCGGAGCCACATTATCGTCTGGCAGGTGTCATACATACCTGAGTGA
- the mapk8ip3 gene encoding C-Jun-amino-terminal kinase-interacting protein 3 isoform X14 translates to MMELQIDEVVYQDDYGSGSVMSERVSGLANSIYREFERLIRSYDEEVVKELMPLVVNVLENLDAVLTENQEHEVELELLKEDNEQLITQYEREKALRKQAEEKFIEFEDALEAEKKDLQVQVEFLELQGKQLELKTKNYSDQITRLEERESDMKKEYNALHQRHTEMIQTYVEHIERTKMQQAGSNSQSEGPGCGRTQRHTWRKSKAERPPSLSLYPNVEGMEDGSESDSVAATPSSTGSKSNTPTSSVPSATVTPINEGFLPHSEFDAMRAGNHRKSAKRLSRNMEVQVCQETRNVSIGMGSSDEWSEFQEIIDSTPELDMCLDPRVYGGGNSPSQGIVNEAFGINTDSLYHEIKDAKSDIIGDVDAGAELLGEFSGMGKEVENLLTENKQLLETKNALNIVKNDLIAKVDELSGEQEVLREELEAVRQSKNKVDARVKELEEELKRLRAEALGASRDSKDEGGDDFSSPMQDGDMTMTQRRRFTRVEMARVLMERNQYKERLMELQEAVRWTEMIRASRESPQIQEKKKSTIWQFFARLFSSSSSPPPVKRPYYSVNIHYKSPSPAGFSQRRSHTMCQISTSNRTLEFFPEDDSALLARREQRREQYRQVREHMRRDDGIMQACGWSVPSRFKQTGGQTDSAQDSPLKRQQTANEKEDNRMKNVPVPVYCRPLVEKDPNRKLWCAAGVDLTGWRASSQESVPSKASSGSSDPLHAEEDGSNKKGNSPEKKKLKELQEMDTMSSRVWILTSTHSASKVVIIDANQPGSLVDQFNVCNAHVLCISSVPAASESDYPAGEIVLDPGDGGTGGDEDAGSVEGMLAGITLVGCATNCSVARSNCSSRTDTPIMDKGQAPTAQPMNGKIHPAQSAEEATEATEVPESTTTQTEMGPPGPFTEHVFTDPQPRPADTSDRSTGQSKEETSHPSESEDGGEEAKNYTSAAPTMWLGSQNGWLYVHSAVGNWKKCLHSIKLKDSVLSLVHVKGRVLVALADGTLAIFHRSEDGQWDLSNYHLMDLGRPHHSIRCMAVVHDKVWCGYKNKIHVIQPKSMQIEKSFDAHPRRESQVRQLAWIGDGVWVSIRLDSTLRLYHAHTHQHLQDVDIEPYVSKMLGTGKLGFSFVRITALLIGGNRLWVGTGNGVIISIPLTETNKVSPTSSSGVIHVYSDDGSEKSTGSFIPYCSMAQAQLCFHGHRDAVKFFVSVPGNVLATLNGSVLDSPSEGQGSAAPQETEAQSVHNVLVLSGGEGYIDFRIGDGEDDETEEGENAGAAQIKPALCKAERSHIIVWQVSYIPE, encoded by the exons ATGATGGAGCTGCAGATCGACGAGGTGGTCTACCAGGATGACTACGGCTCCGGTTCCGTCATGTCCGAGCGGGTGTCGGGCTTGGCCAACAGCATCTACCGGGAGTTCGAGCGGCTGATCCGCAGCTATGACGAGGAGGTAGTGAAGGAGCTGATGCCGCTGGTGGTGAACGTCCTGGAGAATCTGGACGCGGTGCTGACCGAGAATCAGGAGCACgaagtggagctggagctgctgaaggaGGACAACGAGCAGCTCATCACCCAGTACGAGCGGGAGAAGGCGCTCCGCAAGCAGGCGGAGGAG AAATTCATTGAATTTGAAGATGCACTGGAAGCAGAGAAGAAGGACCTGCAGGTACAGGTGGAGTTCCTGGAGCTGCAGGGAAAACAGCTGGAGCTCAAGACAAAGAACTATTCTGATCAGA tcaCTCGGTTGGAGGAGCGAGAATCCGACATGAAGAAAGAGTACAATGCTCTGCACCAGCGTCACACTGAG ATGATTCAAACATACGTAGAGCACATAGAGCGGACCAAGATGCAGCAGGCGGGgagcaacagccaatcagaaggccCCGGCTGTGGACGAAC TCAACGCCACACATGGAGGAAAAG caaaGCGGAGCGCCCACCATCATTGAGTCTGTACCCCAACGTTGAGGGCATG GAGGACGGATCAGAGTCTGACTCAGTGGCTGCCACACCCAGCAGCACAGGAAGTAAATCCAACACGCCCACCTCCTCTGTCCCCTCTGCCACCGTCACCCCCATCAATGAGGGCTTCCTGCCACACTCTGAGTTTGATGCAATGCGGGCCGGGAATCACAGGAAAAGTGCGAAGCGGCTAAGCCGGAATATGGAGGTGCAAGTGTGCCAGGAGACCAGGAATGTCAGCATTG GTATGGGAAGCAGCGATGAGTGGTCTGAGTTCCAGGAGATCATAGATTCAACGCCTGAGCTGGACATGTGTCTGGACCCCCGTGTGTACGGAGGAGGAAACAG CCCCTCCCAGGGGATAGTGAATGAGGCCTTTGGCATCAACACCGACTCTCTGTACCACGAGATTAAAGATGCCAAGTCGGACATCATTGGAGATGTAGATGCAGGTGCAGAGCTGCTAG gcGAGTTCTCAG GGATGGGCAAGGAGGTGGAAAACCTGCTGACAGAGAACAAACAGCTCCTGGAGACCAA AAATGCTCtaaatattgtgaaaaatgACCTTATTGCCAAAGTGGATGAGCTATCGGGTGAGCAAGAGGTGCtgagggaggagctggaggctgTGAGGCAGTCCAAGAACAAGGTCGACGCGAGGGTcaaggagctggaagaggagcTCAAGAG ACTAAGAGCGGAGGCTCTCGGTGCATCTCGGGACTCCAAAGATGAAGGAGGTGATGAT TTTTCGTCACCCATGCAGGACGGGGACATGACGATGACGCAGCGGCGGCGGTTCACACGGGTGGAGATGGCCAGAGTACTGATGGAGAGGAATCAGTACAAAGAgaggctgatggagctgcaggaggctGTCCGGTGGACGGAAATGATCAG AGCGTCCCGGGAGAGTCCTCAAATCCAAGAGAAAAAGAAGTCCACCATCTGGCAATT TTTTGCACGTCTCTTCAGCTCATCATCCAGCCCTCCACCTGTCAAGCGTCCGTACTACAGCGTCAACATCCACTACAAGTCTCCCTCGCCGGCTGGTTTCTCACAGAGACGCAGCCACACCATGTGTCAGATCTCTACCTCCAATCGCACGCTGGAGTTCTTCCCTGAAGA TGATTCGGCACTGTTGGCTCGTCGAGAGCAGAGGCGCGAACAGTACCGTCAGGTCCGTGAGCATATGCGCCGCGATGACGGCATTATGCAGGCCTGTGGCTGGAGCGTGCCATCTCGTTTCAAACAG ACGGGGGGTCAGACGGACAGCGCTCAGGACAGCCCGCTGAAGAGACAACAG ACCGCAAATGAGAAAGAGGACAACCGCATGAAGAACGTGCCCGTCCCGGTCTACTGTCGTCCTCTGGTGGAGAAGGACCCCAATAGGAAG CTCTGGTGCGCTGCAGGGGTGGATCTGACAGGATGGAGGGCCAGCAGCCAGGAGTCGGTACCCTCTAAAGCATCGTCAGGCAGCAGTGACCCCTTACATGCTGAGGAGGATGGATCTAACAAAAAGGGTAACTCCCCAGAGAAAAAGAAG TTGAAGGAGCTCCAGGAAATGGACACCATGAGCAGTCGGGTGTGGATTCTCACCAGCACCCACTCTGCCAGCAAGGTGGTCATCATCGATGCCAATCAGCCGGGCTCACTGGTCGACCAGTTCAACGTTTGCAACGCACACGTGCTCTGCATCTCCAGCGTGCCGG cTGCCAGTGAGAGCGACTACCCGGCAGGAGAGATTGTGTTGGATCCAGGTGATGGAGGAACGGGTGGAGACGAGGACGCCGGCAGCGTGGAGGGCATGCTGGCTGGTATCACTCTTGTTGGCTGTGCCACCAACTGTAGTGTTGCCCGTAGCAACTGCTCCTCACGCACTGACACGCCCATAATGGACAAAGGACAAG CCCCCACTGCTCAACCTATGAACGGGAAGATCCACCCCGCCCAGTCGGCTGAGGAGGCCACCGAGGCCACCGAGGTTCCTGAGTCGACCACTACCCAAACGGAGATGGGGCCTCCGGGGCCGTTTACTGAGCATGTCTTTACTGACCCCCAGCCTCGTCCAGCAGATACTTCTGACAG GAGCACAGGTCAGTCCAAAGAAGAAACTTCTCATCCTTCAGAGTCAGAAGATGGAGGTGAAGAAGCCAAAAACTACACCAGTGCAGCCCCCACTATGTGGCTGGGGTCCCAGAATGGCTG GCTCTACGTCCACTCAGCAGTTGGAAACTGGAAGAAGTGTCTCCACTCCATCAAACTCAAGGACTCTGTGCTCAGTCTGGT GCATGTGAAAGGTCGCGTATTGGTTGCCCTTGCTGATGGGACTCTAGCTATATTCCACAGATCAGAGG ATGGCCAATGGGATTTGTCCAACTACCACCTAATGGACCTTGGTCGacctcatcactctatccgctGCATGGCTGTGGTCCACGATAAGGTTTGGTGCGGCTACAAGAACAAGATCCACGTCATCCAGCCCAAGAGCATGCAGATCGAG AAGTCCTTCGATGCCCATCCTCGTAGGGAGAGTCAGGTGCGGCAGCTAGCATGGATCGGTGACGGGGTGTGGGTGTCGATCCGACTGGACTCCACCCTCCGTCTCTAccacgctcacacacaccagcacctCCAGGACGTGGACATTGAGCCGTACGTCAGTAAGATGCTGG GTACCGGCAAACTGGGCTTCTCTTTTGTCCGAATCACAGCGCTTCTGATTGGTGGAAATCGTCTCTGGGTAGGAACTGGAAATGGCGTCATCATCTCCATCCCCCTGACAGAAA CCAATAAGGTGTCTCCCACCTCGTCCAGTGGAGTCATCCATGTGTACAGTGACGATGGCTCGGAGAAGAGCACCGGCAGCTTCATCCCATACTGCTCCATGGCACAGGCCCAACTTTGTTTCCATGGACATCGTGATGCTGTCAAGTTCTTCGTCTCTGTACCCG GCAATGTTCTGGCGACCCTGAACGGCAGTGTGTTGGACAGTCCGTCAGAGGGGCAGGGCTCAGCAGCACCCCAAGAGACGGAAGCCCAGAGTGTTCATAATGTGCTGGTACTAAGTGGAGGAGAGGGCTACATTGACTTCCGTATAG gagatggagaggatgatGAGACGGAAGAAGGAGAAAATGCTGGAGCTGCTCAGATCAAACCTGCTCTGTGCAAAGCGGAGCGGAGCCACATTATCGTCTGGCAGGTGTCATACATACCTGAGTGA